One Cervus canadensis isolate Bull #8, Minnesota chromosome 1, ASM1932006v1, whole genome shotgun sequence genomic window carries:
- the KCNJ12 gene encoding ATP-sensitive inward rectifier potassium channel 12: MTASGRTNPYSIVSSEEDGLHLVTMSGANGFGNGKVHTRRRCRNRFVKKNGQCNIEFANMDEKSQRYLADMFTTCVDIRWRYMLLIFSLAFLASWLLFGVIFWVIAVAHGDLEPAEAHGRTPCVLQVHGFMAAFLFSIETQTTIGYGLRCVTEECPVAVFMVVAQSIVGCIIDSFMIGAIMAKMARPKKRAQTLLFSHNAVVALRDGKLCLMWRVGNLRKSHIVEAHVRAQLIKPRVTEEGEYIPLDQIDIDVGFDKGLDRIFLVSPITILHEIDEASPLFGISRQDLETDDFEIVVILEGMVEATAMTTQARSSYLANEILWGHRFEPVLFEEKNQYKIDYSHFHKTYEVPSTPRCSAKDLVENKFLLPSTNSFCYENELAFLSRDEEDEVDGEQDSLGPQARRDFDRPQAGTALDQRPYRRESEI; encoded by the coding sequence ATGACTGCGTCCGGCCGCACAAACCCCTACAGCATCGTGTCTTCAGAGGAGGACGGGCTGCACCTGGTCACCATGTCGGGCGCCAACGGCTTCGGCAATGGCAAGGTGCACACGCGGCGCCGGTGCCGGAATCGCTTCGTCAAGAAGAACGGCCAGTGCAACATCGAGTTCGCCAACATGGATGAGAAGTCGCAGCGCTACCTGGCGGACATGTTCACCACGTGCGTGGACATCCGCTGGCGCTACATGCTGCTCATCTTCTCGCTGGCCTTCCTCGCCTCCTGGTTGCTGTTCGGGGTCATCTTCTGGGTCATTGCGGTGGCCCACGGGGACCTGGAGCCCGCGGAGGCGCACGGCCGCACGCCGTGCGTGCTGCAGGTACACGGCTTCATGGCAGCCTTCCTCTTCTCCATCGAGACGCAGACCACCATCGGCTACGGGCTGCGCTGCGTGACCGAGGAGTGCCCGGTGGCCGTGTTCATGGTGGTGGCGCAGTCCATCGTGGGCTGCATCATCGACTCCTTCATGATTGGCGCCATCATGGCCAAGATGGCGCGGCCCAAGAAGCGCGCACAGACGCTGCTCTTCAGCCACAATGCGGTGGTGGCGCTGCGTGACGGCAAGCTCTGCCTCATGTGGCGCGTGGGCAACCTACGCAAGAGCCACATCGTGGAGGCCCATGTGCGGGCCCAGCTCATCAAGCCCCGGGTCACGGAGGAGGGCGAGTACATCCCGCTGGACCAGATCGACATTGATGTCGGCTTTGACAAGGGCCTGGACCGCATCTTCCTGGTGTCTCCCATCACCATCCTGCACGAGATTGACGAGGCCAGCCCTCTGTTCGGCATCAGCCGGCAGGACCTGGAAACGGATGACTTCGAGATCGTGGTCATCCTGGAGGGCATGGTGGAGGCCACGGCCATGACCACGCAGGCCCGCAGCTCCTATCTGGCTAACGAGATCCTATGGGGCCACCGCTTTGAGCCTGTCCTCTTTGAGGAGAAGAACCAGTACAAGATCGACTACTCGCATTTCCACAAGACCTACGAGGTGCCATCCACGCCCCGCTGCAGTGCCAAGGACCTGGTGGAGAACAAGTTCCTGCTGCCAAGCACCAACTCCTTCTGCTACGAGAATGAGCTGGCCTTCCTGAGCCGTGACGAGGAGGACGAGGTGGACGGAGAGCAAGACAGCCTCGGCCCCCAGGCCAGGCGCGACTTTGACAGGCCGCAGGCCGGCACAGCCCTTGACCAGCGGCCTTACAGACGGGAGTCTGAGATCTGA